One genomic window of Chiloscyllium punctatum isolate Juve2018m chromosome 21, sChiPun1.3, whole genome shotgun sequence includes the following:
- the tnfsf13 gene encoding tumor necrosis factor ligand superfamily member 13 isoform X1 translates to MVSPVSLGLAALAGVLLCLATQLLQSAEVARLRRELEGLRAECGDQGDGRSLDVSPALGNKRSPSNTLPATPHWDPLHPAHFHHREPERQTLRVERDSGSKLRHRQRRRNSLIHLAPTSYQSEGDNTIIHWQKIIHTGQSFEQNNSTIAIKGNGYYLIYTQVLYKDRTFVMGHVVKRKEQNRQKEEETLLRCTQNMPEEQPFNTCYSAGIYKLQKGDIIELVIPRNSATIVMEKDSTFMGLMKV, encoded by the exons ATGGTTTCGCCGGTCTCCTTGGGGCTCGCTGCTCTGGCCGGAGTCTTGCTGTGcctggccactcagctcctgcaGTCAGCCGAAGTGGCGAGGCTCAGGAGGGAGCTGGAGGGGCTCAGGGCGGAGTGCGGTGACCAGGGCGACGGCAGGTCACTGGAT GTCTCCCCTGCACTGGGTAACAAGAGGTCACCTAGCAACACCTTGCCCGCAACTCCACACTGGGACCCGCTGCATCCTGCCCATTTCCACCACAGGGAACCAGAGCGACAAACTCTCCGTGTGGAACGAGACTCCGGGAGCAAACTGAGGCACAGGCAGAGAA GAAGAAACTCATTGATTCACCTGGCACCAACCTCTTATCAATCAGAGG GTGACAATACCATTATTCACTGGCAGAAGATCATACATACCGGGCAATCCTTCGAACAGAACAACAGTACAATCGCCATTAAAGGGAATGGTTACTATCTTATTTACACTCAG GTCCTGTATAAGGACCGGACGTTTGTCATGGGTCATGTCGTAAAAAGAAAGGAACAGAACAGGCAGAAAGAGGAAGAGACCCTGCTCAGATGCACACAGAATATGCCTGAGGAACAGCCTTTCAACACCTGCTACAGTGCAG GTATCTACAAGCTACAGAAAGGGGACATCATAGAACTGGTGATTCCTCGGAATTCTGCGACCATTGTCATGGAGAAAGATTCGACTTTCATGGGATTGATGAAAGTGTGA
- the tnfsf13 gene encoding tumor necrosis factor ligand superfamily member 13 isoform X2, with protein sequence MACFHTVSPALGNKRSPSNTLPATPHWDPLHPAHFHHREPERQTLRVERDSGSKLRHRQRRRNSLIHLAPTSYQSEGDNTIIHWQKIIHTGQSFEQNNSTIAIKGNGYYLIYTQVLYKDRTFVMGHVVKRKEQNRQKEEETLLRCTQNMPEEQPFNTCYSAGIYKLQKGDIIELVIPRNSATIVMEKDSTFMGLMKV encoded by the exons atggcctgcttccacacg GTCTCCCCTGCACTGGGTAACAAGAGGTCACCTAGCAACACCTTGCCCGCAACTCCACACTGGGACCCGCTGCATCCTGCCCATTTCCACCACAGGGAACCAGAGCGACAAACTCTCCGTGTGGAACGAGACTCCGGGAGCAAACTGAGGCACAGGCAGAGAA GAAGAAACTCATTGATTCACCTGGCACCAACCTCTTATCAATCAGAGG GTGACAATACCATTATTCACTGGCAGAAGATCATACATACCGGGCAATCCTTCGAACAGAACAACAGTACAATCGCCATTAAAGGGAATGGTTACTATCTTATTTACACTCAG GTCCTGTATAAGGACCGGACGTTTGTCATGGGTCATGTCGTAAAAAGAAAGGAACAGAACAGGCAGAAAGAGGAAGAGACCCTGCTCAGATGCACACAGAATATGCCTGAGGAACAGCCTTTCAACACCTGCTACAGTGCAG GTATCTACAAGCTACAGAAAGGGGACATCATAGAACTGGTGATTCCTCGGAATTCTGCGACCATTGTCATGGAGAAAGATTCGACTTTCATGGGATTGATGAAAGTGTGA